TTGCTGCTGCAGCGGCAATGGTCTTACCATTAGGTTTAGGTGTGATTGCACCGGCTGCGGGGACCACGACCGCGTTTGCGGCTACCAAGACGGCTGCCAAGAAGACAACCTATAATTTGAAATCTGCGACAACCTTGAAGAAGACGGCTTACCACGTTAAGGCGGGGAAACCAACGTTATTCTCTGGGGCGTTTGCGGCAGACCGGGCGAAAGTCACCTTTGCTAAGAAGGGGAACTTGAAGACGGGCACCACGTATTACGCCACTAAGAAGGTTGTGGTGACCACCAAGGCCACTAAGAAGGCTAAGGCCAAGACCATGACTTGCGTTTACGTGAAGACGGCCAACGGCAAGGTTAAGGGCTGGGTTGCGTTCGGTGATTTAGCAGCCGGCAAGGCAACGAAGAAAGCGGTAGTCAAGAAGGCTACCAAGAAGACCACCACTAAGAAAGCGGTCAAGGCCGACAAGGCAGCTGGTAAGACTTATACGTTGCTGAAGGCAAAGAACCTGAAGAAGAAGGCTTACCACTACAAGGCAGCTGCTCCCGCTTATTACTCTGGGAAGTTTGCGGCTGACCAAGCTAAGGTAACGTTAACCAAGAAGGGCGTTTTACCTGCAAGCAAGACGTTCTACGCGACTAAAGAAATTACGGTAAAACAGAATAAGAAGAACGTTAAGTACCTCTACGTCACTAACAGTAAGACTAAGGGCTTTGTACAAGCTAGCAAGTTAACTGCCGGGGCGTTTAAGGCCGCTGACTAATTTCATCTTAAGCTTACCCGAAAAATGGACTGCCTAGCAGTCCATTTTTTTGTGGAGGAGTCGAGGAAGAGGCGCTAGTTCGGAACGCATAACAGGATTTTTCAAGCTGAATTTTCAGAATCCGACAGGCCATTATCCGTCGATAGGGTGCCCTTAAATCGTTGATATACCGGGTATGCAGAACACTTTTTGTAAATATGATAGGCCCTAAAGTATATGGAATTCTAATATTTCTAAAGGTGCGCTAAGGTTATCGGGTTTTGCCTTTACAAAGCCAAACTCGGCTCGCATAATGGAGGTGTGAAAGCGCTACGATCTATACGGAGGTGTTTTTGATGGTTAAGACAAAAGCAGTAATGATCGGTGCGGGGCTCGCAAATATGGCCGCGGCCGTTTATCTGATTCAAGAAGGTCACTGGCGGGGTGATCAGATCACGTTCTATGGTGCCGATATGCACGGTGCCAACGACGGGGGTCCCACCACGGATTTCACCAGTGAATATTGGAACGAAAACCACCCCATGGAAAATACGACGGGTTACGTCGCTCGGGGTGGTCGGATGCTTAATTATCGGACCTATGTTGATCTCATGGACTTGTTAGACCGGATTCCGTCAGCCACGGAACCGGGGATGACTGCCGCCGAGGATACGCACGATTTCGATGCGCATCACCGGACCTACGATAAGGCGCGCCTGCTGCAAGGTGGCAAGGGTATTATCGATGGCGGTAAGTTGGGCTTGAACAACAAGGACCGGGTTCTGTTATCGAAGCTGGTGATGATGCCCGACGGTGACGAAACCAAGTTAGACAACGTGTCGATTGCCGAATACTTCAAGGACGACCCGCACATGTTCCAGACGAACTTCTGGTATATGTGGGAGACCACGTTTGCCTTTCGGACCCAGAGTTCCGCCCAAGAACTCCGGCGCTACATGCACCAGATGATTTATGAATTTACGCAAATTGAACACTTAGTCGGGGTTAACCGAACCCGTTACAACCAATTCGAAAGTATTATGTTACCGCTGATTAAGTACCTCAAAGATCAAGGGGTTACCTTTATTAATAACCGCATCGTGACGGATTGGGACTTCGCGGATAGCGAACTCCAAGACGAAATCACGGTCACCGGCATTCACGTTAAAAACGTGGACAGTGGCGAAGAAGAAGTGGTCGCCATCGACGAGGACACGGCCGTGATCTTCACCAACGGGTCCATCACCGACTCGGCTACGATGGGTGATTACGACACCCCGGCACCGGAAAACATGGAATACGGGATTTCCGCAGCCTTATGGAAGAAGGCCACGGAGCGTTTCTACAACTTAGGGACGCCGGATAAGTTCTTTAACGACCGCAAGAGTTCCGAGTGGGTCAGTTTTACGTTGACCACCAAGAACCACCTGTTGTTAAACGAAATCACCCGGATCACCACCCAGGTTCCCGGTAACGCGTTGAACTCCTTCTTGTCCACCACGCCAATCACGCCGTTGGGCCACAAGGACGTCAACATGTCGATTGTGGTGCACCACCAACCCCACTTTACTACCCAGAAGCCGAACGAATCGGTGATTTGGGGGTACTTCCTCTACCCACGGCGGACTGGTGAGTTCGTCCACAAACCATACATCAAGATGACCGGGAAGGAAATGGCCCAAGAATTGATTGGGCAACTCTCCAAGGTCGATCCCGGACCGAACAACATCAAGAACAAGGAAGCCGAAATCATGGATAGCATCATCAACAACATTCCGGTGTACATGCCTTACGCTTCCGCGTTGTTCAACAACCGGGCCAAGACCGATCGGCCAGAGGTCATTCCGGAACATTCGACCAACTTAGCCTTCACGGGTGAATTCGCCGAACAACCGTACCAGATGATCTTTACCGAACAGAGTGCCGTACGTTCCGGTGAAATCGCGGCGTACCACTTTGCCGGGGTTTCGATGGATAACCTGGTCGACACACCACGGTATGACAAGGACCCTAAGACGTTATTGCGGGCCACCAAGAAGATGTTTAGTTAATCTGTGAAGTTCAGCGGTTCCGGGCCGATGCATCAAAGCTGGGTTGCCTTTAGGCGACGGTCGGTTCGGAACTCTGTTAACTTGTTTAACCAAAAAGCACATGTCTACGATCTATGGAAACGGTCGTAGAGATGTGCTTTTCTGGTGTTTTATTGGGCAAGTTGATTCACGTTATGGCGATACGTGGCCGTGGTTTGCCAGAACGGGATCTTGACCACGCCCATGACCTTATTGGCGTCGACGTAGCCCCAGGCCCGACTGTCTTCGGAGACGCTACGGTGGTCGCCTAAGACGAAGTAGTGGCCCTTAGGCACCGCATTACCGGTGTATTTCCAGTGATGTTCCTGGGCGAGTTCACTAAGAGTCCAGTTCCCAGTGCCCGCAGTGCGTTCCGTGGGACTGATGAACGATTGGTTGATCTTGCGGTTATTCACGTAAATGTAGCCGTTCTTGCTGACGACCTTGTCGCCGGGAAGACCAATCACGCGCTTGACGTAGTTGGTGCCGGGCGTGGCGTTGGGGTCCTCGCCGTAAGCATCGAAGACGATGACGCTAAGTCGTTTGATGGTCAGGGGCTTGACCACAATCATGCGCTCCTTATCGGCCAGGTTGGGGGTCATGGAGTCCCCCGAGACTCGTACCACCTCAAAAAGATAGGTTCGGATGCCCACTACCAGGATTACGGCGATGACGATTGGTACCACCCAGCTCAGGATACTTCGCAATAATTTCATGATTCCTCAAGACTCCCATTCACAAAAGATGTCATTATTGTAGCATAGGCCGCCACTGATCCGCTGATTGTCGGGAAATCTTAAGGCTTTTCTAGGTGCCAGGCGGGAGTTCTTGAAAAAAATGGCAGAACGGATGAGAAATTTTGTTCAAATGGTAGCGATTTGGTAGATTGCAAATTTAATCCGAATTTTTGGACAAATTGGTCAGCATAACCTGATACGGTGTTTGCCAGTCGAGTATTTTAAGCGGTCGCTGGTTAATTTGGAGTAACGTCGTCGTTAAATCTTGAGCACTAATGTGCTCAAAACGAGTCCCCTTAGGATAAAAATAACGTAAATTCCGATTAAAGCGTTCATTACTACCACGTTCAGCTGGCGTATAAGCATGACAGTAATAGGTCTTAATACCATATTGTGATTCAAATGATACTAGCCCACTAAACTCAGTACCACGGTCCACAGTAAAACTGTGCACCGGTCCATTAAAAGTTGTTAGGAACTTAGTCAGTGCTTCATTAACACTCGCTGTCGTTCGATCTTTTAACCGGTATGCCCAAAGGAACCGTGATTTTCGATCGATTAAAGTTAATAAAACTGCCTTACTATGCCCACGAGGACCAACGACTGTATCTAGTTCAAAATCGCCGATGCGATTACGTTGATTAATCATCATGGGACGCTGTTCAATTGATCGCCCCAAAGATTGATTATATTTGGATCGTTGGTCAACGTTACGCCGTTGGCGTACGCCATGTTCAGGTAGATCATTCAAGGAGAAATCAATTCTCCCCTGATTTAGCCAATTATAAATAGATTTAGTAGCTAGTTTAAATTCGTGAGCAATCATTCCTGGTGACCAGCTTAGACGTAAATGGTTGAGAATTTTTTGCTTTAACTCATCGCTCAGCTTAGTTTTCCGACCACATCGTGATCGCTTGTATTCGGCATCTGTTTGTGCTAATTCAGCCTGATAAGGTTGACATCGAGATAATTCATAAGAAATTGTTGACGGTGATCGGTTCAGCCGAACGCCCATTTGGATATTGGACAGCCCTAGTTCACAAAAGGTTTCGATTTTAATTCGTTCGGAATAGGTTATACTAGACAAAAGATCAGCTCCTAAAAGATGGGTTTGTGGTAAACACCATTTTAAAGGAAGCTGATCTTTTTTGTCCGAACAGCGTTCGGATTAATTTTACAATCTACCATTTCAATGAAATTATGACACAATGAGGGTGTTAATCGGTTTTAACCTAAGGAGGAAATACCATGGCAGATCAAACGGAACTTCTGAAAGTTGCAACGGCAATGCTCGATCGGGCACCCCATATTCACACTTTCACGTTGGGGCGGCGGTCGTCGGCGACAGCGGCAAAGTTTATGGTGGGTGTAACATTGAAAACGCATCGTACGGGGCGACTAACTGCGCGGAGCGGACGGCCATCTTCTCTGGCATCGCGGCGGGGGAAACGCACTTCAAGGCTATTCTGATTACCGGGAATACGGATGGGCCGATTGCTCCTTGTGGGATTTGTCGGCAAGTCATTGCTGAATTCTTCGATCAAGACGCCCCGGTCTACTTGACTAATCAGAAGGGGGCTTTCGTGGAAACCACGGTGGCTGGCGTCTTACCGGGCGCATTTGTGGATTTGGAGTAGTTACATACGACACGACTGAAGTCTAGGCCTGCGCCTAGGCTTTTTTTGCGGGGAACTTTGGTTGTGAAGTTACCCGTACCTTGCATAAGTTTCCTGGAACGTTACGCCACCGACCACCGATCATTGAGCAGCGCCGGAAATGCGTGGGGACCAACGGGGGAGAAGTAGCGACAGTCGTGGTGGGCTTTGGCGATGTACCAATCTGAGTTGTGAAGGTCGTCTAGAATTACAGGTTCCGGGGACCCTAACGGGAGGTAACGGTTAGACCAGTTTGGCGTAATTTCGATGCTTACAGTTAAGCGGGGGAACGATATTGGCTGGATTAACCCTAAATTGGTCATCAGATGACCAAACCGGAGCAACAACTCTAAATCATAGGCGTTTTTGGGAGAACTAGTCCTTAAAAACGGCCATTGGTCTAAACCAAAGCTGGGCTAAATCAGAAATTTTAAATGCCGAAAGTTAGTGGGCAAGAACTAGTCATCCTGTACAAGGTTTGGATTGTTACCATATGGAGCAAAGTGGGGTCACCTTTCACAAGGGGGTGGCGTTATAATGGAACCTAGGTTACTGGGTAAAATGGACCAATTAAATTGCGGTTCGCTTCAAACCTTGGTTGGGGAAACAATGTGCTGCAGAATGTTTTTACAGCGTAAATTGTAAAGAAAGTTCCCCTCAATTGTCAAATCAAGTGCAACACTAAGAATCTATTCTTAGAAGTGGTCTAGTTGCTAAGCTAGTTCAGGCATTAGATCGGCTGGGCAACGATAGTTTAATGAACGCCGCAGCCGGTTGTTTAAGGTATCCTGAGCCAGCTGAATATCAATGAGTGAGGCCAAAACCAAGGATCTACCCTTCGGGAAGAACTCGCGCAAAAGGCCGTTAGTGTTCTCATTGGTTCCGCGTTCCCATGGTGAATAAGGATGGGCAAAGTAGATGTCCGTTCCCGCCACTTGGCTCAAGCTTGAGAACTCGGCACCGTTATCAAAAGTAATGGTTTTAAAGTACTCAGTTCCATAGTCATATAAGGTGTTCTGGAGGGCTTTCAAGCAAGTGTCGGCATGATAATTGGGAAGTTTAACGATGATTTCTAAACGACTAACACGTTCAGTCAAAGTCATTAATGCTGGCTCAGATTCAACTCGTTTACCTTTGACCAAGTCACCTTCCCAGTGTCCAAGCTCTTGACGTGCTTGAACCACAGTGGGACGCTCTTCGATTGAATGGCCCAGATTCTTCTTATTGATTCGGTGATGCTTTGTTCCGGGACGTTTGACTCGGCGACGGAGTTTAGCTGGTAGGTCTGAATTACGGATAGTTAAACGCTGGTCATCAATGTATCGATACACCGTCGGTGTTGAGGGACAGACAACTCCTGGGTAATTAGTCTTGAATTGGTGAACAAAAGTATCCACACTATGCATTCTGGGGCGAGCTTTTAAAGCTGTAACCAAAGCATTACAGAAGGTTTGACAGTGATCAAAGAGTCCACGATAACAGCTGTTTAGCCGGTGCTTACGATAAACTGCTTCGCCAGTTTCCGCCAGATATGACTGTTCGAAGATACGAGTATTAGCGTTAATCTGTGTTGTTGTCCCCCGTCTTAATTCACGCGAAATCGTACTGGGATTACGATGAAGAGCCTTGGCAATCCGGCGGATGGACCAATCTAAGCCCCTTAGGGCTTCAATTCGACCACGTTCAGCTAAATTGAGTTGGTGATACTGATTAGATATGATATTCTTAATTCGGGTCATGAAGATACCTCTTTCTTGTTTGTGGTGAATTAAGAATAGGTCTTCATGGCCTTTTTGACTAGTCTGAATAAAGAACTGGTCTAGTAGAGCAGGTGTTGCACTTCAATTTTAAATCGAGGTAAAGAAAGTTCCGACAATATTAAAAAAAGGGTTTATTTTTTATGACTGAGAGGAGATACTATGAGGGGGATATTGTCGATCAATCGTAAAGATACCACCAGGGTTGTAATTGGTGTAATTGAACCTGGCTAATCTGTGTGAGGGGTAACTGACAGGAACGTCCTGCCCGCAGGCCGAGATAAACGGTCTGCGGGGTGAGAAAGTCGACAGTTCCCGTGTACATTGTGCCATTAAATATAAGTGAGGTTACTTGGTTATTTTGGTATGCCGTTTGGAGTAATGCTCGCATTTGCTGATAAAGTTGCATTGGATTCGTCACGTCCTTGGTTACAAGATTGATATCTATTATAGAACATATGTTCTGGACAGGAAACCATTTATTTTGAATCTTAGGGGATAAGCTAATTCAACAATTAACTGTCCGCCAGATGACATACTTAGCACCATGGATCACCGACGTGATGTAACAACAGCAATCCTTGACACCACCGTGGTGGCGCGCGGGACCAGTAACGGCGACGAGTAGAAGCTATTAAAAGGAGTAATGGAAAAATAATGACTGAAACGACGAACGAGGCACTAACTGAAGAACAACTGAAGCAAGAATTTGATGACCTATACATGCATATTTTTAAGTATATTGGCGATTTTGTCTCCATTCCAACGCAAAAGTACAATTTGACGTTTGAAGCCTACATGGTGATGGAAAACGTGGCCCGCAGCAAGAATGGTCAAACCTTGGTGGAATTGGCTAAGCTAGAAGGCGTATCAAAGAGTGCCATTGCGCGTCAGGTCAACGTCCTGTTAAAGGAAAACTACGTGATGCAAAAGGTGGATCCTAACGATCGCCGGGTGAAGTACATCACGTTGACGGCGGCGGGGAGTCGGGTACAACGCAATCTCGCCCAAGCCACGGCGGAACGCTTCCATCGGTGGTTAGGTTTCTTTGGTCGCGATGAAGCGGAACACTTCATTGATGTGTTGCACAAGGCTAACGAACGGGCGATTGCCGCTGGCTTTGTCGGGTTTGATAGTCTCCATGATAAGCGGCGTAATTCTAACCGGCACAGTGAAAACCATGGTCGCTTAGGCAACCTTTAATTGTTAATTGAAGCATGAGAGAGTGGGACAGAAGGCGGTTAGCTGGTGAGCATTAACGTCGTAAGACGGACAATCCTGAACTTGGATTGCTTGGCTTACGGGGTTAAGCGGAACCAGCTGCCTTTTGGCGCACGTTTCGACACTAAATATTCGGAGACACTGAAGAGCTCGGGGCTTCTGTCCCAGGCTCCTTTTTTGCGTTAATGTGCGCCATTGGATGTAGGGATGGTTAGGTGAACAAACAAACTGATTGAATCGCCAGTTGGCGCACGTTTCGACACCAGATGTCCGGAGACAAAAAGAGCCTGGGATTTTTATCCCAGACTCGTCGTAGCAGTTTGCATGAATAAGCCCTTTTTAGCCCTGGTGCCAGCCAACCAACTGGTATCAGGGCTGTAAGGCCGTTTGAATTCGGTGTTCATCGTAGAATAAGAGGACGACCAGCATGACCAAGTAGAGCACCAAGGGCAGCCAGGCGTAGTTCAAGATAATCATATGCTGGGTGGCCAGGTTTTGTGGCCGGTTAGCGACGTAGCCGGAAAGGTGGAACAGTCCGGCGGTTACCAGGCCACCTAGTCCCAGGCCCACGTTGACGCCAAAGTCATCGGTTGAGGCCAGAATTCCTTCGGCCTGAATCCCCAAGGTAGCGCCGTAGCGAATGGTATCGGCAATCATGATGGACACCAAGCCGATAATCAGGCCGTTACCGATGGCGTTGATAAAGGTACCGGTGAAAATCAACCCAAGTTGGTTAACGGTCACCCCAATGGAAAGGATGGCCTGGCCGCCTAGGGCGAGGACAATTCCGCCCAACATGGTGCGTTTCTTGCCCCAGTGGCCGGCAGCGTGAATGATTAAGACGACCCCGATGAGGGCCGCGAAGGTGAAGCCGTTGGCAATGGGCACCAAATCTTCGTTGTGCTGCAAATACTTAAAATAGTAGATGGTGGTTTGGTTTTTAATGGCCGTGGTCAGCCAATATAATAGAATCACGCCCGAAATCACCAACCAAGGCTGATTTTGGCGCAACATGGCCCCGACGGATCGCCAGGATTGACGCGTGTGGGCGGGCGTCGTGAACCGTTCCCGGACCTGAAAAAAGGTGTTCCAGATGAGGATTAACGAGATGCCCCCGAAAACGGCAATGGTTAGCAGGAAGCCCCGTTGCTGGTTGCCGCGACCAAAGTAGGCCACTAGAGGTAGGGTGAAGACGGCAACGATAATTTGGACGGCGCTCCCGCCGAACTGCCGGATGACCCCCAACAAGGTTAATTCTTGTTCGTTGTGGCTCAGGGTGGGCAGAATCGAGGTAATGGGGAGGTTAACGGCCGTGTAGAAGAAACCGAGCCCCAGGTAGGTGACGTAGGCCCAGATCAATTTACCGGTGGGACCAAACGGTGGCGTCACGAAGGTCAGCACGGCAAAGGTCACGTAGGGCAGTGCGTACCACAGAAAGAAGGGGCGGCTTTTCCCCCAGCGTGAGTGGGTATGATCAATCATGATGCCGATGATGAGACTTTCGACCACGTCGGCCAACCGCGCGACGATGAAGAGGATG
Above is a window of Levilactobacillus zymae DNA encoding:
- a CDS encoding IS30 family transposase, whose translation is MTRIKNIISNQYHQLNLAERGRIEALRGLDWSIRRIAKALHRNPSTISRELRRGTTTQINANTRIFEQSYLAETGEAVYRKHRLNSCYRGLFDHCQTFCNALVTALKARPRMHSVDTFVHQFKTNYPGVVCPSTPTVYRYIDDQRLTIRNSDLPAKLRRRVKRPGTKHHRINKKNLGHSIEERPTVVQARQELGHWEGDLVKGKRVESEPALMTLTERVSRLEIIVKLPNYHADTCLKALQNTLYDYGTEYFKTITFDNGAEFSSLSQVAGTDIYFAHPYSPWERGTNENTNGLLREFFPKGRSLVLASLIDIQLAQDTLNNRLRRSLNYRCPADLMPELA
- a CDS encoding IS30-like element ISLpl1 family transposase, translating into MSSITYSERIKIETFCELGLSNIQMGVRLNRSPSTISYELSRCQPYQAELAQTDAEYKRSRCGRKTKLSDELKQKILNHLRLSWSPGMIAHEFKLATKSIYNWLNQGRIDFSLNDLPEHGVRQRRNVDQRSKYNQSLGRSIEQRPMMINQRNRIGDFELDTVVGPRGHSKAVLLTLIDRKSRFLWAYRLKDRTTASVNEALTKFLTTFNGPVHSFTVDRGTEFSGLVSFESQYGIKTYYCHAYTPAERGSNERFNRNLRYFYPKGTRFEHISAQDLTTTLLQINQRPLKILDWQTPYQVMLTNLSKNSD
- a CDS encoding cytidine deaminase, which produces MLIGFNLRRKYHGRSNGTSESCNGNARSGTPYSHFHVGAAVVGDSGKVYGGCNIENASYGATNCAERTAIFSGIAAGETHFKAILITGNTDGPIAPCGICRQVIAEFFDQDAPVYLTNQKGAFVETTVAGVLPGAFVDLE
- the lepB gene encoding signal peptidase I, which encodes MKLLRSILSWVVPIVIAVILVVGIRTYLFEVVRVSGDSMTPNLADKERMIVVKPLTIKRLSVIVFDAYGEDPNATPGTNYVKRVIGLPGDKVVSKNGYIYVNNRKINQSFISPTERTAGTGNWTLSELAQEHHWKYTGNAVPKGHYFVLGDHRSVSEDSRAWGYVDANKVMGVVKIPFWQTTATYRHNVNQLAQ
- a CDS encoding MFS transporter; translated protein: MQAPWQTKWPERISYGMSDAADNLVFQMMTTYLLFFYTDVYGLSASSAAILFIVARLADVVESLIIGIMIDHTHSRWGKSRPFFLWYALPYVTFAVLTFVTPPFGPTGKLIWAYVTYLGLGFFYTAVNLPITSILPTLSHNEQELTLLGVIRQFGGSAVQIIVAVFTLPLVAYFGRGNQQRGFLLTIAVFGGISLILIWNTFFQVRERFTTPAHTRQSWRSVGAMLRQNQPWLVISGVILLYWLTTAIKNQTTIYYFKYLQHNEDLVPIANGFTFAALIGVVLIIHAAGHWGKKRTMLGGIVLALGGQAILSIGVTVNQLGLIFTGTFINAIGNGLIIGLVSIMIADTIRYGATLGIQAEGILASTDDFGVNVGLGLGGLVTAGLFHLSGYVANRPQNLATQHMIILNYAWLPLVLYLVMLVVLLFYDEHRIQTALQP
- a CDS encoding MarR family transcriptional regulator, which gives rise to MTETTNEALTEEQLKQEFDDLYMHIFKYIGDFVSIPTQKYNLTFEAYMVMENVARSKNGQTLVELAKLEGVSKSAIARQVNVLLKENYVMQKVDPNDRRVKYITLTAAGSRVQRNLAQATAERFHRWLGFFGRDEAEHFIDVLHKANERAIAAGFVGFDSLHDKRRNSNRHSENHGRLGNL
- a CDS encoding oleate hydratase, whose translation is MVKTKAVMIGAGLANMAAAVYLIQEGHWRGDQITFYGADMHGANDGGPTTDFTSEYWNENHPMENTTGYVARGGRMLNYRTYVDLMDLLDRIPSATEPGMTAAEDTHDFDAHHRTYDKARLLQGGKGIIDGGKLGLNNKDRVLLSKLVMMPDGDETKLDNVSIAEYFKDDPHMFQTNFWYMWETTFAFRTQSSAQELRRYMHQMIYEFTQIEHLVGVNRTRYNQFESIMLPLIKYLKDQGVTFINNRIVTDWDFADSELQDEITVTGIHVKNVDSGEEEVVAIDEDTAVIFTNGSITDSATMGDYDTPAPENMEYGISAALWKKATERFYNLGTPDKFFNDRKSSEWVSFTLTTKNHLLLNEITRITTQVPGNALNSFLSTTPITPLGHKDVNMSIVVHHQPHFTTQKPNESVIWGYFLYPRRTGEFVHKPYIKMTGKEMAQELIGQLSKVDPGPNNIKNKEAEIMDSIINNIPVYMPYASALFNNRAKTDRPEVIPEHSTNLAFTGEFAEQPYQMIFTEQSAVRSGEIAAYHFAGVSMDNLVDTPRYDKDPKTLLRATKKMFS